Genomic segment of Eupeodes corollae chromosome 2, idEupCoro1.1, whole genome shotgun sequence:
TATAAGCGGTGTCCTAGCTAcggtattaaaattgtcctgggcgattttaatgccaagctaggaagggaagacatctttggtgaaataatcgggaaaaacagtcTGCTCGACAAAAATTCCGACAACGAAATCGGGCTCATAGATTTTGTGGCGGGCCAAaatgtcatggtagccagtacgcgtcaAAGTCtttgtcaaaacgtcaccatcgacagacgtaactttgaggtagtcaaggacttcgtctacctaggctccgatgtaaacgcagaaaacaaacaccagcgctgagatcaaatgaagaatataactcttgctaacgccgccgtttctttgggctaagaaagcaattgagtagcaatcTCGAGGGACAAAGTTTCACTATATTAGACCCTTaccatccccgtcctgctatacgatgcagaaacatggactatgagaaaagcggatgaaagcaccttgggtcgtttcaaaagaaaaaagttcttcgtgtgatctacggtcctcaATGCATCAAAGGAGAGTAGAGAAGAAGATGGagtgacgagctgtacgggctgtagagcAACGTAGGATTAGCCAGCTACGGCccagaaaaaaatcgaattcacacccacagggcagcgcagtagagaaagaaagcagatcaggtggcgcgcacaagtggaaagtgacctcactcgACATTGGAGAGCGAaaatggagacatctagctagggaccgagctagatggagaagtttgttgggtgaggcactagttcacacaagactgtagcgccaccttaagtaaagtaagtacgtaagccggccaaggcctaaaaccccatcccgactacccactatcaagtgcctattgaagccaccaaaactggttctcctgcttaaccctatcagttcggtcccgttcggacacagctctactgaaccgaaggagctgcTCTACTGCTCTGCCTTGTGCcctgacgtcccgattgtacaggagtcgcctatccacggttcctCGTCTGACGTGATAGATTaatggaactgccaatctatcctgtatcagaccgcatctatctaaaaagagaaatgcctctggtggaatgaagccgctcaagcatgcactttcaaaatactcgtcgttcggatagaaagcccgaaaattaaattgttggtcgaagacatagctcttacaatgtgacctcgaacgagttttatctcgaaattgtcaattctgttgattcgagccccgttgtataggacctcatttgaatagtaatgcacataaatacactcggctgttcgaaataagccggtacagcgtcgtaaacactgccgctcgagcacccgaaacttctccatctgggaaggggcaacgttaaaccacacaggccatttagcaaattaccttcactctggggtcaagtcgACTgttgtaaaacagccgtttcgtcagtgcgaaggctcctctggccctggtcagagcagctttcatatgtctgtcgaaatataaatactgatctaaccagataccgaggtactttactacacttttgctgactaatggctgcccgtgaagatcaacgatgaccatcttgtcTCCGACTTTCAGCTTCCATCAGTCTCAActcaatatcgctgaatcttgtcgaaatcatgcTGCAAGAGAATTTTGATAACCTAAACCTTCcaggccgttctgtacgcattTGCCTTTGTAAGACAACCTATAAGATCGCttgtgtaaatgctgaagagaatcggcgaattcatcGCTCCCTTTTGAAGACCattttaagaatgttgtggtagaagttacattgccaattttgacaacaaactttctaccgttaagccaatcctgctcagttttaggtaaagaccctctaaccatacggtgtcaaaggccttttccaaatcaacagGAACAGCacatgtgcattgttgttttgatttattccattggatatcagaaacgagtttagacgcagcatgaattgtgtcatgacccgacTTAAACCccaactgtttatccggaattattttgttgtccgcagcccactttatatatgtcaattgcctccatcggttaatgtcttagtacaacgttggatataccatcgacacctgctgactttttgttttttattgacttgaagatgagctgaagctcaaccttcttCACTAACAAGAGACTTGGTCCCATTtactcggcgattatggcatttaccgcatgaaaccgcggttctcagatcgccattgtgtcatttAATTTCGAagttaaaagtgattaagttttcactttttttcaacgcactaaccatcatgcataAATTAAAATCTGTTCTCATAACTCTACAGCACAGATAGTACAGAAATTTAGCccaaatttgtatttagttgTGAACATGCGTCTCActcaaaatgtaaataaatattactcCTTAGCAAGAGCAATTTCTATAAACACAAAAGTCAGCCAAAATGCTAACCTTAAAGAAAATGAAAGAGCAGGATAGACACAACAGCCGAAGTTACCGACCAAATGTCAAACTATAAGTatcgaaataaaaactttcaaaaaacttagtaaaaacactttaaaaattcttgaaCTTTTGtcgtttttgtattataaaaccGCTTATTTCGACATCTATCGATGTAAGCTTGTCATTAACTTATAACGTATTCAGgccatttgaaaatattgagttAATATGATGGTTTAATTTTCTACAACGTCAAAAATTTGACGTTTCGTTAAAAAtggaatcatattttttttttgctgtgcaATCTGTGTTGTATTCTACTTTTTCATCACGATACAAAAATGACCCTTAAAATTGTTGCGTGTTCTTATAAAAGAAGTAAATGCTATTTAAAACAGTGATGAGAATGCCACATTTTAtcgaacttttaaatatttaaaagttgaaatgttaaaaaagattATGCGTAAAAATCCTAGAAAATGAGAGTGATTGTAGTAGTTTTCCTTAAATGGACGGCATcggcattttattaaaatgaagtataatcagatatattttaaagtgcctatttttgtctttttaccactttattttcatttaaataataattattttaaatgtagaATTCTCTCTAcattcaaaattgaaccactatttaaaaaaaaaaaagtaactcaCTTCATTCataaacttatgtcaaaattcaccaaactacaaaatttaattaatctaATCTAATTCAGACATTCACAATTCGCGTTAGCAAAAAGTTATCAACAAAAATTGGTCTTCAATGACTGACTGTAAGAATCTTATCTAACCCTTAAGAGAATTTACTCACTGAATACTTTCCCTTGCAATAAACTCTCTAGATGTCACTAAAAGCGAGTTTAAGACTATATTTTACACAAAtcaaacattattcaaaaaatcaacaataattGCTTAGTTATGAAAagtaaaacaacacaaaaattatttaatttttttgttaatgaataaaaatatattaaaaaaaatcaaactcaacttaacaatttaaaaagtgaCACTTCATTTATGTCGCTAGTATCGCATGGTAGTCTTCGTCTGTCTTCAGAAGCAGATTGCAttgagaaacgtcaaaatctaTGTAGAAAGAAAAGTGTTTTTCCGTAGGTCTAGTTAGATAGATGCGTGTTCGAAGTTAAAGTTATCCTCATCGCCATTTATTTGtcacataaataaaaagaaattaaatgatcaaataaaatcatttaattaattttcaattgttaTTAATTCCTTTGTagttaattttgcatttttccaCACTCATTCGTCTGTCAAATACACGTGCCCTCACTTCCAAACGACCGAACGATTCCCAGttagaaaagtaaaagaaaaaaaaaaaacgaaaattagaATTTCTGTGTATCGCTAAAGgcgaaagaaaaaataaaaaacgcaaAAGTGGATTCCGTAAAGGTTGAAGACTTGATGGACTCTGATCCTGACATCGAGTTCATTGAAAACGAAAAGGACAGTGGAATGTCTTCGCTGGGCGGAAGCAAGGATGAAACTCCAGAACGAAAAGCCGTAGtaaatgtaaattattatgtaaaacatacaatacaaaaaaaaaatgaaaatggatttttcttCTCTCGTTTATCTCTTTTTCATTTGCGGCATGtgtgtttggtttggtttggggGTTTTGTGTGAAATCCATTTCCATCGACCCACTGCTAGCAGGCAAAAGAGTTGAATGGAAAATCGATTTtcatagttatattttttaatattttaaataaatggattATAAACTGCTGTCTCTTAATTTGCAGAAAACTACTAGCAATCCAGATGTCGAGAATTACGAAGACGTAAGTAGTTAatagaaattttgtattaaatattttgtattcactAATTGGTTATTAGAACGTAACCTCACTTTGGTTAAGGgtgatgaaaagaaaaaaactcgaGATaacttattaaaatcaaatcaattttttttcacttgttTATTTAATTCTGCAAATAGGTTgtgtaactttatttttatactccTTTGTTCCCTATTTTTGCAGggaacttgttttatttatatttttatggaaCAAAGACAGATGCAAGATTCGAGGTGGTTAACCTGTCTTGATTATtctaatttaattgattttaccTTTTTTGCATCCTTACTTATTTCCATCCCAATAGGCAAATAACAGAAGATTGTATTGTGTGtactttcatatttttgtttccagatggtttcttgttttaaatcaaagtaCCTTCCTTCCTACATTTTAGTAAAGGCATTTAGATTGTGTTCGAAAATTGTCGATGAGCAATACGTAACAGCAAATTTTTGTACCTATGGAAgtccaaaaaattatattcggCTTTAACGAAAAATACATCTGATTGGAAAGTTCATTTAGATTCTCATCCAAAAATGTCCACATAATTGTTTAGTGCTTTACATCATTTTTTCAATCCTACATTGTTGCTATCGCGAATAACATCTGTCCAGACATTTTTTCCATCTTCTAAAATTGCATATTGTTCAGTATCTCTCCTTTCAAGATTCTCAATTCCTcactcaaaataaatcaatactgtttactaaaaaaatattttttaaaaacattaaatctttcattttattgttaaaataaaaaataggaacttttcattgtattttttctcaaattgttttaaagttaaatttaaatggtATAATGAGTGTATGTCAAAATGAATTGTTATAGtttgtttggtatttttattaaatgacataatttgtttgtctttttacaGGAACCCGACGAATCATTCGTTGAGCGATTGTGGGGCTTAACAGAAATGTTTCCCGAGCCAGTGCGAAAAGTTGTTGGAGCTGTAACCGACACAACTTTGAGCGGTGTCAAGGGATTATATTGCTTTTCTTGCAATGCAACATGGATTATATTTAGTACATCGGTGATTTTATTTGCGCCAGTAATATTTGAGACTGAACGCGCCACAATGGAAGAAATGCAAAAATCACAACAGAAGCAAGTTCTCTTGGGGCCAGGTTCAGCAATAGCAGCTGGAGGTGGTGGAGCTCTAATGCCTCCAATGCAacgataataatttaaaactcttaatcattaattttgttatcactttttgttctattttttttttttttttaattcgatatatattatacattaataattacaatatataatatatatgatCACACAATCATATATAAGGGTCTCACGTAATGTGagataaatacatttaattaaattgacgactttcaattaaaaaagataaaaaaaaccattaacaaCATAATTGGTCAGGTCTGTTTGTGTTTATACACTCGCTAGAACGCTTTCAGAGCGTTCTtaaactttacattttttttattgagcgCTCAGgacagttttgattttttgtctaAGTATGTCCTAGCGCATTGTGGTTAAGCCAAGCAGAActgatattttgttaaaaaaaagaactccaaCAAATTCACTAAAAGAAATAGGTTCTAAtgattacttaaatatttttgtcagcttaatgtttgattaaaagcgAAGGAGCCAGTTTGAATAGAATacagatacaaaaataatttggtatTGGCTAAGTACTTTATAAAGTTAGGTTAGTTAAAAGCTGACCAAAATATTTAAGCCACACATTCATCCTTATTTACCATTATATTAAGCCTagtagaaacaaaattagagttgcaaattagaaaagaaataaaaaagatgtaATCTGCATTTCTATTGATGATACAGTTAATGTTAAAAGGCAACCAAaggaaaatttatgaaattatctatgaaaaactgcaaaacataaaaataaaaaaaaattattaaaattacccCATTATAGTAATCTAATTGAACTTTATTCTAAGGAATAagcgaataaaaataaaagttttagatcaaaaatgttcatgagttcataatttttgttgttttataatttgCGAGCACTAAAAGGGGTttatatacctttaatatgccaaagacacagtgtgagcattaggaaaagaaggAAGGGTTGGATATGAGGTGTCGGTGTAcgttgggcaggttcaggcaacatatgggacttcatttgcagtcaacttcattctttgaacgtacatttgaCCAAAGCAACTtgtaagtttttcaaatgtcatgaataaataaatcatagagtaataaagtccagctttcagttgaatatgaacttaatagttagggagatttttcttttgGATTGGAGATTTTCtcaattggaaggtaattttttggcagctggccaatcagatactagaaacttgcctaactttcaagtccgttaagtcgtctgaacctgcctatTGATTTGAATTGCAATGATTTGGAAaaatagagcgtggcaaggcactCCACATTctggccgaagttgggctcaaaggta
This window contains:
- the LOC129946278 gene encoding mitochondrial import receptor subunit TOM22 homolog, which translates into the protein MDSDPDIEFIENEKDSGMSSLGGSKDETPERKAVVNKTTSNPDVENYEDEPDESFVERLWGLTEMFPEPVRKVVGAVTDTTLSGVKGLYCFSCNATWIIFSTSVILFAPVIFETERATMEEMQKSQQKQVLLGPGSAIAAGGGGALMPPMQR